The DNA region agcatatttttgtaatttttctttctttaaaacaCAAAACTTATACTctaaaaatagtaaatattttatctttttgatTCTCGCAAATAAGCctactaaaataaaaatagaataaaatcgacacgtcaaaaaatcaaaatcaaaagaaaaactaTAAGGTGAAACACACGGGGAGGGTCAAAATTACGTGTCTACAGGGTTATGtctaaaatgattaaaatgaagaGAGGTCATCATTCTTAAATTCTGAACATTTCTACCGACTTTTTATTATATGGTTCGTATAGCTTGGtcttataatattatacggttcGCATTTCCggtcgtataatgttatacgggcTGTAACTTTGGCCTCGTATTTCAGATTTGTAATCTGTCAGTTgtattggaaagaagactctctgaacttgaatctacataggttatgcattctgtgactcctcatatgctaagagatatacctctctcaagttggaccaaaaatcatgtctaaaattctgccaagttttcccaaagttttgacaaacttattttcttcgatttggtTGATCCTGGAACCTTTTgatacttgcttaacacttgttaaaagtcttccttaaccttacaAAGGTTCCATGGCCTCTTCGGCTTACGCTAGTTTACCTCACAACCAATGCGAAAATTTGCGAGGTGTAACGTCATATATATACGGTCTGTATCGTtggccgtataacattatacgccCAACAtcctggccgtataaaattatacagtccgtatagtTGACCGTATAATATCACCTCCAAAACTGCCTTctctggaaatttttaaaatccttaaatacggtccatatctaAAAATATGGACCATATCTCACTTATATGACCCATATaccatattttccaaaaacaacATTTGATGAACTCTTCCGCtttgattcacttattctctaatccttctctaacttaccaaacatgaacttaaacacttttaagcataagttAGGCATGTCCAATCTCATATAATCTCTAAAGACAAATCCAGACGTCCAAACTAAATAACTTACGTACGATGATTCTAAATGTATAAAACCACCATGTATAACatacacttgctgcactttttttgtgagtgcagattttgagcTAGAGACGTCTTCCAGACCTCGCATCTAGTTGAGGCTATTCATTACCAAGATCAGAGGGTGAGCTTCGACCCATGCCATTGCGTCTGAAGATCTTTCCTTAGTTCAGATATCTATTTTCATCCCagacattatgtttatttttagaCAGTATCTCTTcttttagacattgttggttagagtccttgtacggtgacttttaGGTATGCGGATGTAATAGCTAGATTTCCGCACTCGCtatttagtttatttcattGTCAGACATCTAATTCCATTATTCGTGAGCAATTTTTATTAATTGGTTTAGTAATTAAGATTGGCTTGATAATGGGTTAAaggattggttcgcccactatagGACTAGTGTGGGTTCCACTCACGTCTGTTGGAACGTGACATTTTTATTGACATATGTAGAAGGGTTAATCcacaatataatttatctttactcttatttttttgctttcatGATCTaaggtttttaaattttcatctaatttaatttttattttataagaagTTAAATTCATTAAACTAATCGATATTTGCtcgttataaaattatttagcaaATTATATACATCTTTAAATGAATCAAAATTTCAATTCTTAATTTACCTAAGCCAGTTATGCTCCTATTGCTATGTCAGTCTGGGACATAATATTAAATCCACGAAAAAAAGAACCGCTATGTATTGCCTTAAGCAAACTCATGTGACCATATCTCCCCATTTTACATTGCACATCTGCACGCCGATCAATTATCCATTGTTTACAAAATACCCTTTCTTCTTCTCGTAAACAAACTCAAAAGTTTCTCGCCGATTAGCTCCTCCTGCTATCCCAATACACCCATTCCTTTATATATTTCTCTGTAGAAATTGAAAATATACGCAAAATCAGACTGAAAGTTGAAAGTAATTAGAGTATTGTTAATTCTAGCAAAACAGAAACATAACTATAAAGCAAATCCATGCATGCTAACATCAAACATTAGTAAAGTATCTAAagaactaatataaaaaaaatataacgaaTCTTTCTTGAGATCAGAAGTCACTTGTCAGCAATATATCCTCCTTTGAAATGTGTATACTGAAGAATTCTTGTGAGCTTTTGAGAGTGTGCCTTCTCTTCCGTCCGCTAGTGTGAGTAATCAGTTAGAGCTGCTGAatttatttaaaaggaaaaaaaaacagtcCTAGGAGCGTGCATGATTTTGCTGTCAACTATATTTATGTTGTCATCAAttatatttatgttatataagtAACTGGTTTTGAAGGAATGGAACGTGGGTATGGAAAAGGAATTAAGATGTATAAAAAAGTTTCATGCATTAGTGCTCATAACTAttgtatttaatttaatttaggaagatgaaaatgaaagcaATTTAAGGAAATGAACGTAAAATctgataaaaatgataaatgaGTGAGTAGTAAATTTTGAGACATTAAAGAATAAGAATGAATAGAGGAGTAGTAATTGACACATTTATTTTTGCATAATAATAACTTATATAGTAATGTGAGAAAATTGCCAAAAAACGAGAGAAAAGATAAATGGGATTAACACCAAAGAAAGTGACACATCATCTTCCTATtgcctagctttatatatatatatatatatatatatatatatcattttctaACCAATCATTAGAAAACCTATTAATTCCTTGTGCCCAGATATTTACACGTATATAATTGTCCCTAAAttttataagtaaaaaaaaaaaaaaaaaaaaaacttgggtTGGCTAATTGACTTAGTAAAGCTATCAGCTGGATATGCTGGTTGTTGCTAAGCAGACCTAAACAATCACATGTGAAATTTATAAGAAAGGACTTTCTGTACGAAATAATTGCTTTAAACAACGAAGTATTGATGCTTAGCTAGTACGAGACAATTATGCGTTTGTTAGAGGTGAGTTAGTAACAAAGTGGTTGAGGTTTGGGATATTaactgaaaaatgatgaaaagtTTTGTAGAATTACTCAGCAACTCTGTTAATATATCATCATCTTTTCTCTTGAGCTTTTGCACATTAAACCTAATTAAGGTTATTGAAGATAACCTTAAAGAGGATTAGCTTTCGGATAGAATAACTAGACATCAACTCCTTGTATCCCATGGCAACTTCGTATCAAAGCCGTGAAAAAATTTGAGTACTTTCAACCTAGAATCTTTAAGTAATAGGTACTATAATAGTGGTCCAAAACATTATGAATTCCTATATATGTAAACTTCTACACAACTAATGAGGGATAAATGTAGTATTCTAACAAGATGTGCCATGATTGGACaatgaaaagaattaaaaagaatCATAGtgagctgttttttttttttttttgattaatgtCTTCTCTCATTTCATGACGTGATTTCATATTATGTACTGTACTAATTTAGCATTGTCTGTCAGAAGTCTTCCAGTACGAGTTGTTTATTTCTGAAgtcttttatcttttttcttttcttaagttGTTACGTAATAGATTCTTAATTTtagtgaaaatatattaatattgaCTTTGACTTTGGATTATTTTCTGGATGCAAGTGGGATGAAAACATTTAATTTACtctaattggattcttaaaCAAGGGTGAAAAAATCATACATCTGGTTGGCCATTACCAATCACACTCTGTCTTGAACTAAAAATTAAAGAGACCTTTACTATATAAATGCCCGTATTTAGATTATTTTCTGAGCAGtcttagttttcttttttacgTAATACAAATTCTAAGCTTTGTTTCTCTACTAAGCTGAGCTCACAACAATATGgataacaaagaagaaaaatcagcAAAGTCTCAGTTACCCATTGAAGGAGCCGATGAACATAAAGCAACAAAGTCAGAAGAAATTGCaaaagaaattaatgatcaagTGATCATTGATCCACCAAAAGTTGTAACAATCGAAAGTGATGCAACTACTACAGCTGcagaaaaagttaaagaagaaaatattccAGTTGAGTGCAACAAAACTGAACAagttgagaaagaagaaaaggtcAGTGATGATacaaaagaaagtgaagaaaTACCGGTCACTGTTGAGATAAAGCCAATTGAAAAAGAGTTCAAA from Lycium ferocissimum isolate CSIRO_LF1 chromosome 2, AGI_CSIRO_Lferr_CH_V1, whole genome shotgun sequence includes:
- the LOC132048186 gene encoding uncharacterized protein LOC132048186 — its product is MDNKEEKSAKSQLPIEGADEHKATKSEEIAKEINDQVIIDPPKVVTIESDATTTAAEKVKEENIPVECNKTEQVEKEEKVSDDTKESEEIPVTVEIKPIEKEFKCRPVAFLLGLPFALISLVLAFIGGIIWIIGLMLTCICPCCFCVTILVEMALSLVNAPFQFFQYITDKIPF